One Streptomyces fagopyri DNA window includes the following coding sequences:
- the rpsJ gene encoding 30S ribosomal protein S10 yields MAGQKIRIRLKAYDHEVIDSSAKKIVETVTRTGASVAGPVPLPTEKNVYCVIKSPHKYKDSREHFEMRTHKRLIDILDPTPKTVDSLMRLDLPAGVDIEIKL; encoded by the coding sequence ATGGCGGGACAGAAGATCCGCATCCGGCTCAAGGCCTACGACCACGAGGTCATCGACTCCTCGGCGAAGAAGATCGTCGAGACGGTGACGCGCACTGGTGCGTCGGTCGCGGGCCCGGTGCCGCTGCCCACTGAGAAGAACGTGTACTGCGTCATCAAGTCGCCGCACAAGTACAAGGACTCGCGCGAGCACTTCGAGATGCGCACGCACAAGCGCCTGATCGACATCCTCGATCCCACGCCCAAGACCGTTGACTCTCTGATGCGACTCGACCTCCCGGCCGGTGTCGACATCGAGATCAAGCTCTAA